The following proteins are co-located in the Spirosoma montaniterrae genome:
- a CDS encoding acyl carrier protein, protein MSEIAEKVKSIIVEKLGVEESEVTPEASFTNDLGADSLDTVELIMEFEKEFNLPIPDDEAEKIATVGLAIEYLEKHIGK, encoded by the coding sequence ATGTCAGAAATTGCAGAAAAGGTTAAGAGTATTATCGTTGAGAAATTAGGTGTTGAAGAGTCTGAGGTGACGCCCGAAGCAAGTTTCACCAATGACCTCGGTGCTGACTCGCTCGACACGGTTGAGCTGATTATGGAATTTGAGAAGGAATTTAACCTGCCCATCCCCGACGACGAGGCTGAGAAAATCGCCACGGTTGGTCTGGCTATTGAATACCTCGAAAAACATATCGGTAAGTAA
- the fabF gene encoding beta-ketoacyl-ACP synthase II, with product MTFKRVVVTGLGALTPIGNDVSTYWDNLATGKSGAGPITKFDAEKFRTRFACEVKGLDVTQFIPRQEARKMDAFTHYALIATDEAIRDSGVDVEKIDRNKVGVIWGSGIGGLKSFEDEMIDYAKGDGTPRINPFFIVRMIADSASGQISMRYGFRGTNYVTVSACASTNNAIIDALNYIRLGRLSMCVVGGSEAAVTKAGIGGFNANRALSERNDSPETASRPYDKDRDGFVMGEGSGALILEELEHAQARGAKIYAELIGGGMSSDAYHITAPHPDGLGAFLGMQDALNDAGIAPEDVDYINTHGTSTPIGDPQELKAIYQLFGDHAFKMNISSTKSMTGHLLGAAGAVEAIACVKAIEKQIVPPTINLYTVDNEIDSRFNLTPLTAQARPLTTVMSNAFGFGGHNAIIIFRKLS from the coding sequence ATGACATTCAAGCGAGTAGTAGTAACTGGTCTGGGGGCCCTGACGCCAATTGGTAATGACGTATCTACGTACTGGGACAATTTGGCCACTGGCAAAAGCGGAGCAGGACCGATTACCAAGTTTGACGCAGAAAAATTTCGTACGCGCTTTGCCTGTGAGGTGAAGGGTCTCGACGTTACGCAATTTATTCCCCGGCAGGAGGCTCGTAAAATGGACGCCTTCACGCACTACGCACTTATCGCTACCGACGAAGCCATTCGTGATTCGGGCGTTGACGTAGAAAAAATTGACCGCAACAAGGTCGGAGTTATCTGGGGTTCGGGTATTGGTGGGCTAAAGTCGTTCGAAGACGAAATGATCGACTATGCCAAAGGTGACGGTACTCCACGCATCAACCCATTTTTTATCGTTCGCATGATCGCCGACAGCGCGTCGGGGCAGATTTCTATGCGTTACGGATTTCGTGGTACCAACTACGTTACGGTGTCTGCCTGTGCATCGACCAACAATGCCATTATCGACGCCCTGAATTACATCCGGCTCGGTCGGCTGTCGATGTGCGTGGTAGGTGGTTCAGAAGCGGCAGTTACGAAAGCTGGCATTGGTGGTTTCAATGCCAATCGAGCCCTGTCGGAGCGGAACGATTCGCCCGAAACGGCGTCGCGGCCTTATGATAAAGACCGGGATGGGTTTGTGATGGGCGAAGGGTCGGGCGCACTGATTCTGGAAGAACTGGAACATGCGCAGGCACGCGGAGCTAAAATCTACGCTGAACTGATTGGTGGTGGCATGTCGTCGGATGCTTACCATATTACAGCCCCCCACCCCGACGGATTAGGTGCTTTCCTCGGTATGCAGGACGCCCTGAACGACGCTGGCATTGCTCCCGAAGATGTCGATTATATCAACACACACGGCACCTCGACGCCCATTGGCGACCCGCAGGAACTGAAGGCAATTTATCAGCTTTTTGGCGACCATGCCTTCAAGATGAATATCAGTTCTACCAAATCGATGACGGGTCATTTGCTCGGTGCGGCTGGTGCTGTAGAGGCTATTGCCTGCGTGAAAGCTATTGAGAAACAGATTGTTCCGCCTACAATCAATCTGTATACTGTTGACAACGAGATCGATTCCCGTTTTAATCTGACCCCGTTAACGGCGCAGGCCCGACCGCTTACCACGGTTATGAGCAATGCTTTTGGCTTCGGAGGTCACAATGCGATTATCATTTTCCGTAAACTAAGCTGA
- the rnc gene encoding ribonuclease III: MQLALPRSWYNPFDWFRSRPTDPRNNLRQSIAHIIGRSPSNLGLYQLALRHTSASKATAIEGFRESNERLEYLGDAVLGMVIAEFLFKKYPYKDEGFLTEIRSRIVNRETLNGIARKIGLDQLIEYDGSRTRSLPARTSMYGDALEALVGAIYLDKGFGFTRRFILKSLLSHYDIESVVQNNVNFKSRLIEWAQREGKELRFDIISEKGNSHFREFIAQVLVSDEPFATGSGYSKKKAEQAAAEKALDLLTEKQ, encoded by the coding sequence GTGCAACTCGCGCTGCCCCGTAGTTGGTATAACCCGTTTGACTGGTTCAGGTCTCGCCCGACCGATCCGCGCAATAATCTGCGCCAGTCTATCGCGCACATTATTGGCCGCTCTCCGTCAAATCTCGGGTTATATCAACTGGCACTGCGCCATACATCGGCCTCGAAAGCAACGGCTATTGAAGGGTTTCGGGAATCGAACGAGCGGTTGGAGTACCTCGGCGATGCGGTATTGGGCATGGTGATTGCTGAGTTTTTATTCAAAAAATATCCGTATAAAGATGAGGGATTTCTGACCGAAATCCGTTCGCGAATCGTGAACCGGGAAACGCTGAATGGCATTGCCCGAAAAATCGGTCTCGATCAGTTGATTGAGTACGATGGCAGTCGTACCCGCAGTTTGCCCGCCCGCACGTCGATGTACGGCGATGCGCTCGAGGCCCTGGTGGGGGCCATTTATTTAGACAAAGGGTTTGGCTTCACACGCCGGTTTATCCTAAAAAGTCTGCTCTCGCATTATGATATTGAGTCAGTAGTACAGAATAATGTTAATTTTAAAAGCCGCCTGATCGAGTGGGCACAGCGGGAAGGCAAAGAGCTGCGTTTTGACATTATTTCCGAAAAAGGCAATAGCCATTTTCGCGAATTCATTGCGCAGGTACTGGTTAGCGACGAGCCGTTTGCAACCGGTAGTGGCTACTCCAAGAAAAAAGCTGAACAGGCTGCCGCCGAAAAAGCACTCGACTTGCTAACTGAAAAACAGTAG
- a CDS encoding FAD-binding protein, with protein MDKRTFLKTSSVLLSSSLLPRLTACQSQAEPRTNWAGNLTYSTDNLYTPKTVAEVQEVVKKCDKLRPLGTRHSFNQIADSVDNQLSLQNLNKIVSLDRQANTVTVEGGMRYGELCQYLHQNGYALHNLASLPHISVAGACATATHGSGLTNGNLATAVTAIEFVDAAGNTVNLSQQKDGDTFRGAVVGLGSLGVVTKVTLRLQPTFMAKQAVYRNMPMSALADSFETIMGSGYSVSLFTTWQNDIINQVWIKSVVEDSQKPGTLAPEFYGAKLADRNMHPLDDHSAENCTEQMGVPGPWFERLPHFKMGFTPSSGKELQSEYFVPVENAYKALLAINSLGAKITPLLFVSEVRTIAADTLWMSPCYGQTCVAFHFTWKPDWASVQKVLPQIEAQLAPFNARPHWGKLFTMPPSVLQGRIQKLVEFKRMMRQYDPDEKFRNAFINNALFSNT; from the coding sequence ATGGATAAGCGCACCTTTCTGAAAACATCGTCGGTTTTGCTCAGTAGTAGTTTGCTACCACGCCTGACGGCCTGCCAATCGCAAGCCGAACCACGCACGAACTGGGCGGGCAACCTAACCTACAGCACCGATAACCTATACACCCCCAAAACGGTAGCTGAGGTGCAGGAAGTGGTGAAGAAATGCGATAAGTTGCGTCCACTTGGCACCCGGCATTCGTTTAATCAGATTGCCGATAGCGTTGATAATCAGCTATCCCTACAAAATCTAAATAAAATAGTATCACTCGACCGCCAGGCTAATACGGTAACGGTAGAGGGCGGAATGCGCTACGGCGAACTCTGCCAGTATCTGCATCAGAATGGCTATGCCTTGCACAATCTGGCCTCATTGCCGCACATCTCGGTAGCAGGAGCCTGCGCCACGGCTACGCACGGGTCGGGCCTTACAAACGGCAACTTAGCCACTGCCGTTACGGCCATTGAGTTTGTAGATGCGGCTGGCAACACAGTCAATCTGTCGCAGCAGAAAGACGGCGACACTTTTCGGGGCGCAGTAGTCGGGCTGGGCAGTCTGGGCGTTGTTACAAAGGTGACGCTGCGGCTGCAACCGACGTTCATGGCAAAACAGGCCGTGTACCGCAACATGCCCATGAGCGCGCTGGCCGATAGCTTCGAGACGATTATGGGCAGCGGCTACAGCGTTAGTTTGTTTACAACGTGGCAAAACGACATTATTAATCAGGTCTGGATAAAAAGCGTAGTAGAAGATTCGCAAAAACCCGGAACCCTGGCTCCTGAGTTCTACGGAGCCAAACTTGCCGACCGAAACATGCACCCGCTTGACGACCACTCGGCAGAAAACTGCACCGAGCAGATGGGCGTACCCGGCCCGTGGTTCGAGCGATTGCCCCACTTTAAAATGGGTTTTACGCCCAGCAGCGGTAAAGAACTTCAGTCAGAGTATTTCGTGCCGGTCGAGAATGCCTACAAAGCCCTGCTGGCAATCAACAGTCTGGGCGCGAAAATAACACCCCTGCTGTTCGTATCCGAAGTGCGGACCATTGCCGCCGATACACTCTGGATGAGTCCGTGTTATGGGCAAACCTGCGTGGCGTTTCATTTTACCTGGAAGCCCGACTGGGCCTCGGTACAAAAGGTGTTGCCACAGATTGAAGCACAATTGGCCCCATTCAACGCCCGGCCCCACTGGGGTAAATTATTCACCATGCCGCCATCTGTATTGCAGGGGCGCATTCAGAAATTAGTTGAGTTCAAACGCATGATGCGGCAGTATGATCCCGACGAAAAATTTCGGAATGCATTCATTAACAATGCGTTATTTAGCAACACATAA
- a CDS encoding Hsp20/alpha crystallin family protein produces the protein MNPLMRTGNNLPSLIENFFGRDMNDFFNSNMPALSNVPAVNVVEHQDGFRIEVAAPGLKKEDFKLNLNHNNLTISAYQESKKEETDQAGEKYTRREFSYSSFQRTFTLPTSVDAENIQASYTDGVLKIELPKREEAKVKPPRQIEIG, from the coding sequence ATGAACCCGTTAATGCGCACTGGCAATAATTTGCCCTCGCTGATTGAGAACTTTTTCGGTCGTGACATGAACGACTTTTTCAACTCAAACATGCCTGCTTTAAGCAATGTACCGGCAGTGAATGTGGTTGAACATCAGGATGGTTTTCGCATTGAAGTGGCGGCCCCTGGCTTGAAGAAAGAAGATTTCAAGCTTAACCTAAATCACAACAACCTCACAATTTCAGCCTACCAGGAATCGAAAAAGGAGGAAACAGATCAGGCAGGTGAGAAATACACACGCCGGGAGTTCAGCTACTCATCGTTTCAACGGACATTTACGCTTCCAACGTCGGTAGATGCCGAGAACATTCAGGCTTCCTATACCGACGGTGTGTTGAAAATTGAGCTGCCCAAGCGTGAAGAAGCGAAGGTGAAGCCACCTCGTCAGATCGAAATCGGCTAA
- a CDS encoding TIGR01459 family HAD-type hydrolase yields the protein MQLHDFKTLADSYTVFFFDAFGVLKNYKGLIDGVVDTFAYLRDRQKPVYILTNDASRSPQQLAESYWRLGLTDITPDMIISSGMLAREYLQLKVDHGTVAYLGTESSAHYIESADLHTISIGELTLENISEVNALVLLDDEGFDWNTDINKAVNLLRRRNIPVIVANTDVTYPVSKNRLAIAIGSIADMLESIVGKQFIRFGKPDAQLFMFAYERVQEVLPGISKRNILMVGDTLRSDIAGGNKFGLDTALVLTGNTAAHEAELRIQATGIIPTYVCESIQL from the coding sequence ATGCAACTACACGATTTCAAAACCCTTGCCGACTCGTATACTGTTTTCTTTTTCGACGCCTTCGGGGTTTTGAAAAATTATAAAGGTTTAATCGATGGCGTGGTCGACACGTTTGCGTATCTGCGCGACCGGCAGAAACCCGTCTACATTCTGACCAATGATGCCAGCCGAAGCCCGCAGCAGTTGGCCGAATCGTACTGGCGGCTCGGCCTGACCGACATTACGCCCGACATGATTATTTCGTCGGGGATGCTGGCCCGCGAGTATCTGCAACTAAAAGTCGACCACGGTACGGTAGCTTATCTGGGCACTGAAAGCTCAGCGCATTATATTGAATCGGCAGACTTGCACACAATTTCAATCGGCGAACTTACCCTGGAAAACATCAGTGAAGTAAACGCCCTCGTACTGCTCGACGACGAAGGCTTCGACTGGAACACCGACATCAACAAGGCGGTGAATTTACTTCGTCGGCGCAATATTCCCGTCATTGTAGCCAACACCGATGTTACGTACCCTGTTTCGAAAAACCGGCTGGCTATTGCCATCGGTAGTATTGCCGACATGCTCGAATCTATCGTTGGCAAGCAATTCATTCGTTTTGGTAAACCTGATGCTCAACTGTTTATGTTTGCCTACGAACGCGTTCAGGAAGTGTTGCCCGGCATTAGCAAACGCAACATTCTGATGGTCGGTGATACGCTCCGTTCTGACATTGCAGGTGGCAACAAATTCGGTTTAGATACGGCTTTAGTACTAACCGGTAACACAGCGGCCCACGAGGCAGAACTCCGTATTCAGGCCACCGGTATTATTCCAACTTACGTTTGTGAATCGATTCAGTTGTAG